One window of the Pseudofrankia sp. DC12 genome contains the following:
- a CDS encoding FAD:protein FMN transferase: MPDRTHRPISADRGTEPRSAPAGADHKPTAAGPGPEPAAAEWPVWSTKARLVVTDPAALDEARRIVAGQLAAVDAAASRFRDDSEVSRLATASGEPRRVSPVLAELIAVALTAAAATNGDVDPTLGGPLAALGYDRDIALIPIDRRRPAHRRRRGDPDEPAEAAGAVASQAVRRGPAWRRITLDGDQVTVPAGIQLDLGATAKAHTADRCAALVADRLGTGALVSLGGDLATAGPPPVGGWRVYVQDRPGEPAGSVTLAAGGALATSSTIGRRWRRDGRVLHHVLDPRTCRPAPVVWRTVTVAATSCLAANTATTAALVRGRGAVGWLNGLGLPARLVAADGAVVTVNGWPDDDPTPTGRLRTGPLALTRSGAVR; the protein is encoded by the coding sequence ATGCCCGACCGAACCCACCGCCCCATTTCGGCCGACCGTGGCACCGAGCCCAGGTCCGCCCCAGCCGGCGCCGACCACAAGCCCACCGCGGCCGGCCCCGGCCCCGAGCCGGCCGCGGCCGAGTGGCCGGTCTGGAGCACGAAGGCCCGCCTCGTCGTCACCGACCCGGCCGCGCTCGACGAGGCGCGCCGGATCGTCGCCGGCCAGCTCGCGGCGGTGGACGCGGCGGCCAGCCGGTTCCGCGACGACTCGGAAGTCAGCCGGCTCGCGACGGCCAGCGGTGAGCCGCGCCGGGTCAGCCCGGTGCTCGCCGAGCTGATCGCCGTCGCGCTGACCGCGGCCGCGGCGACCAACGGCGATGTCGACCCGACGCTCGGCGGCCCGCTCGCCGCGCTCGGCTACGACCGGGACATCGCGCTGATCCCCATAGACCGTCGACGCCCGGCACATCGCCGCCGCCGGGGCGACCCGGACGAGCCAGCCGAGGCCGCCGGCGCGGTCGCCAGCCAGGCGGTCCGGCGCGGGCCGGCGTGGCGGCGGATCACGCTCGACGGTGACCAGGTCACCGTCCCGGCAGGCATCCAGCTCGACCTCGGCGCGACGGCGAAGGCGCACACCGCCGACCGCTGCGCCGCTCTCGTCGCCGACCGGCTCGGCACCGGCGCGCTGGTCAGCCTGGGCGGCGACCTGGCGACCGCGGGGCCGCCGCCCGTCGGCGGGTGGCGGGTGTACGTCCAGGACCGGCCCGGCGAGCCGGCCGGCTCGGTCACGCTGGCCGCCGGTGGGGCGCTGGCCACGTCGAGCACGATCGGCCGGCGCTGGCGGCGCGACGGCCGGGTCCTGCACCACGTCCTCGACCCGCGGACCTGCCGGCCCGCGCCGGTCGTCTGGCGTACGGTCACCGTCGCCGCGACCAGCTGCCTGGCCGCGAACACGGCGACGACCGCTGCGCTGGTCCGGGGCCGCGGCGCGGTCGGCTGGCTGAACGGGCTCGGCCTCCCGGCGCGGCTGGTCGCGGCGGACGGCGCCGTCGTCACCGTCAACGGCTGGCCCGACGACGACCCGACGCCGACCGGCCGGCTGCGGACCGGCCCCCTGGCCCTGACCCGCTCCGGAGCGGTCCGGTGA
- a CDS encoding ferric reductase-like transmembrane domain-containing protein: MSQNVLWYTARGTGLTLLLVLTLTVVLGIVARRGRPAAGLPGFALAAVHRNASLLALALLVVHVTTLVLDPFAHIAVLDTVVPFAAGYRPLWAGLGTCAADLLLAVLLTSLVRHRIGARAWRGVHWAAYAAWPVAFIHSLGTGTDVGAWWQLAVAVICPVAVVLAVGWRCSASFRAGAARPAGAGALTR; this comes from the coding sequence GTGAGTCAGAACGTGCTCTGGTACACCGCTCGCGGGACCGGGCTGACGCTGCTGCTGGTGCTGACGCTGACGGTCGTGCTCGGGATCGTGGCCAGGCGGGGACGGCCGGCGGCGGGGCTGCCGGGCTTCGCGCTCGCGGCCGTGCACCGCAACGCGAGCCTGCTGGCGCTGGCCCTGCTCGTCGTCCACGTCACCACGCTGGTCCTCGACCCGTTCGCCCACATCGCCGTCCTCGACACCGTGGTGCCCTTCGCCGCCGGGTACCGGCCGCTGTGGGCCGGGCTCGGGACGTGCGCCGCCGACCTGCTGCTCGCGGTGCTCCTCACCAGCCTGGTGCGCCACCGGATCGGCGCGCGGGCCTGGCGGGGTGTGCACTGGGCGGCCTACGCCGCCTGGCCGGTGGCCTTCATCCACTCGTTGGGGACGGGCACCGACGTCGGCGCCTGGTGGCAGCTCGCCGTCGCGGTCATCTGCCCGGTCGCGGTCGTGCTCGCCGTCGGCTGGCGCTGCTCGGCATCCTTCCGGGCCGGCGCCGCCCGGCCAGCCGGCGCAGGGGCGCTGACCCGATGA